One window from the genome of Methylomarinovum caldicuralii encodes:
- a CDS encoding ATP-dependent DNA helicase yields MSRSRQALETAASALGAWFAQGGLLSRIIDGYTPRAAQVEMAEAVAETLDKGGVLVAEAGTGTGKTFAYLLPALLSGRQVVVATGSRNLQDQLFGRDLPVLQRSLGRPLRVVQLKGRGNYLCHYRLQQALEGRLLHDEAEREALLSVRRWLDTTAVGDIAELAELPEDWWGWQRLTSTEDSCLGQDCPFIADCFLLKARRRALEADLVVVNHHLLCADWALRQEGYGALLPEADAVIVDEAHQFAATAAHFLGETLSARQLQELLRDTVTELRQAKTAAPALRQAQTELQQALQRTLALLGTAPSRGAAEDLPGQSHTALAGLAGTLAGLVETLAPLAGASQGLGHCYQRAERQLARLQSWLEGEREGWVRWFETGSRRFALHATPLAVGASFAAYRARFEAAWIFTSATLSVAGGFDHFLGQLGLSSGEVRCRIWPSPFDYPRQALLYLPPGLPPPAAPDYTRRMIAAVRPVLEASGGRAFLLFTSHRALNEAAKLLEDLPFPLLVQGRAPKAVLLARFRELGNAVLLGTASFWEGVDVRGSALSCVIIDKLPFTSPGDPVCQARLASLRARGYDPFPAWQLPAAVIALKQGAGRLIRGAEDRGVLVLCDPRLTMRGYGKVFLDSLPPMPRTRELQAVRRFFGEPT; encoded by the coding sequence ATGTCCCGATCCAGGCAAGCCTTAGAAACCGCCGCGTCCGCCCTGGGCGCATGGTTCGCCCAGGGCGGGCTGCTGTCGCGGATCATCGACGGCTACACCCCCCGCGCCGCCCAGGTGGAAATGGCCGAGGCGGTGGCCGAAACCCTCGACAAGGGGGGTGTTCTGGTGGCCGAGGCCGGCACCGGCACCGGTAAGACCTTCGCCTATCTGCTGCCGGCGCTGCTGTCGGGCAGGCAGGTCGTCGTGGCCACCGGCAGCCGCAATCTCCAGGACCAGTTGTTCGGCCGCGACCTGCCGGTGCTGCAGCGTTCCCTCGGGCGGCCGCTGCGGGTGGTCCAGCTCAAGGGGCGGGGCAACTATCTGTGCCATTACCGCCTGCAACAGGCCCTGGAAGGCCGGCTCCTGCACGACGAGGCCGAGCGCGAGGCGCTGCTGAGCGTGCGCCGCTGGCTGGACACCACGGCGGTGGGTGACATCGCCGAGCTGGCCGAGCTGCCGGAGGACTGGTGGGGCTGGCAGCGCCTGACCTCCACCGAAGACAGCTGCCTGGGGCAGGACTGTCCTTTCATCGCCGACTGTTTCCTGCTCAAAGCCCGGCGCCGGGCGCTGGAGGCCGATCTGGTGGTGGTCAACCATCATCTCCTGTGCGCCGACTGGGCCCTGCGCCAGGAAGGCTACGGCGCGCTGCTGCCGGAGGCCGATGCGGTGATCGTGGACGAGGCCCATCAGTTCGCCGCCACCGCGGCCCACTTCCTGGGCGAAACCCTGAGCGCCCGCCAGCTGCAGGAACTGCTGCGCGACACGGTCACCGAGCTGCGACAGGCCAAAACGGCCGCCCCGGCCCTGCGCCAGGCCCAGACGGAACTGCAGCAGGCGTTACAGCGGACGCTGGCGCTCCTGGGGACCGCGCCGTCCAGGGGCGCTGCCGAAGACTTGCCCGGGCAGTCGCACACGGCGCTGGCCGGCCTGGCCGGGACATTGGCCGGTCTGGTCGAGACCCTGGCGCCCCTGGCCGGCGCCAGCCAGGGGCTGGGGCATTGCTATCAGCGCGCCGAGCGTCAGCTGGCGCGGCTGCAAAGCTGGCTCGAAGGCGAACGCGAGGGCTGGGTGCGCTGGTTCGAGACCGGTTCCCGGCGCTTCGCCCTCCATGCCACGCCGCTGGCGGTGGGGGCGTCCTTCGCCGCCTACCGGGCGCGGTTCGAGGCGGCCTGGATTTTCACGTCCGCCACCCTGAGCGTGGCCGGCGGGTTCGACCATTTTCTCGGCCAGCTGGGACTGAGTTCAGGCGAGGTACGCTGCCGTATCTGGCCCAGTCCCTTCGACTACCCCCGCCAGGCGCTGCTTTATCTGCCGCCGGGCCTGCCGCCGCCGGCGGCGCCGGACTACACCCGGCGCATGATCGCCGCCGTCCGTCCCGTCCTGGAGGCCAGCGGCGGGCGGGCTTTCCTGCTGTTCACCAGCCACCGGGCCCTGAATGAGGCCGCCAAGCTGCTCGAGGACCTGCCGTTTCCCTTGCTGGTGCAGGGGCGCGCTCCCAAGGCGGTGCTGCTGGCGCGGTTCCGCGAGCTGGGCAACGCGGTGCTGCTGGGGACCGCCAGTTTCTGGGAAGGGGTGGACGTGCGCGGTTCGGCGCTCTCGTGCGTCATCATCGACAAGCTGCCCTTCACGTCGCCGGGCGACCCGGTCTGCCAGGCCCGGCTTGCCAGTCTGCGCGCCCGCGGGTACGATCCCTTCCCCGCCTGGCAGCTGCCGGCGGCGGTGATCGCCCTCAAGCAGGGCGCCGGGCGCCTGATTCGCGGCGCCGAGGACCGGGGGGTGCTGGTGCTGTGCGATCCCCGTCTGACCATGCGGGGTTATGGCAAGGTCTTCCTCGACAGCCTGCCGCCGATGCCGCGAACCCGGGAGTTGCAGGCCGTGCGACGTTTCTTTGGTGAACCGACGTGA
- the cas3 gene encoding CRISPR-associated helicase Cas3', producing MPAPFYRYWGKAGEEKSCHLLPYHCLDVAACGVMLLKRLPRWRRRLAELTGMDDSTLLLALKVFFPLHDLGKFATAFQNLRPDLLEKMRGCKSDKGYGTRHDTLGYVLWRERLISSCSRRSVRRRTPGNADAWMRVVTGHHGQPPGESINGLLRDHFEDEDISAAEAFSKAVLELAGAESLPDMALPPEATWWLAGLTVLADWLGSNAGFFPYCEEILPLCHYWERALKQAEKAVEAAGLNPDPPSGRFTLADCFADPPANLKPTPLQRWAETVALGSGPSLFILEDVTGAGKTEAALLLAQRLLQVQGGGGLYFGLPTMATANGMYQRLGGGRPPVYRRLFARGSHPSLVLAHSRAELVRGHLLPLPGPEDDYGDGTEAAANRCSAWLADNRKKALLAEVGVGTIDQALLAVLASRHQSLRLLGLLDKVLIADEVHACDAYMNRLLQHLLRAHARAGGSAVLLSATLPHRQKAALIRAFAEGLGHEICETEPCDAYPLATVFDQNGISIRPLQTRPEVARRVAVDFIESEAQAEAVLADAVARGCCACWICNTVDDARRRFEQLVQKHPDWKLDLFHARFTLHDRMAVEQWVLRNFGKRSGPAERRGRVLIATQVVEQSLDLDFDVLISDLAPIDLLVQRAGRLQRHPRDAEGRYTPDAPDRRGAPKLTVQAPPWDDDPAADWLRQALPGTAAVYEAEDAHLWLGMKLLRERQGFAMPGDARFLIEGVYDTDPFEDFPEALQAKALEADGLYRGKSSIAEDKALPLEQGYRLEGPWLDEDIAPTRLGEPTTTVWLARLTEGRLLPLHSDSAAPEVWLESSLILRRALAYHEVIPDGVSPEGWQKLKEGLPGKGKWGVVIALNCVEDKFWEGQVQSEQVRNRTVIYSQTTGLAFKE from the coding sequence ATGCCGGCACCTTTCTATCGTTATTGGGGCAAGGCCGGTGAGGAGAAAAGCTGCCACCTGCTGCCCTATCACTGTCTGGATGTGGCCGCCTGCGGCGTGATGCTGCTGAAACGGCTGCCGCGCTGGCGCCGGCGGCTGGCGGAACTGACCGGAATGGACGACAGCACCCTGCTGCTCGCCCTGAAGGTCTTTTTCCCGCTCCACGACCTGGGCAAGTTCGCCACCGCGTTCCAGAACCTGCGCCCCGACCTGCTCGAAAAGATGCGGGGGTGCAAGAGTGACAAGGGCTACGGGACCCGCCATGACACCCTGGGTTACGTGTTATGGCGGGAACGTCTCATCTCGTCTTGCTCCAGGCGCAGTGTGCGACGGCGGACGCCTGGTAATGCCGATGCCTGGATGCGGGTGGTCACCGGCCATCACGGCCAGCCACCCGGAGAAAGTATCAATGGACTGCTCCGGGACCACTTCGAGGACGAGGACATCTCCGCTGCCGAGGCCTTCTCCAAGGCAGTTCTGGAACTGGCCGGAGCAGAATCTCTGCCGGACATGGCACTTCCGCCCGAGGCCACCTGGTGGCTGGCGGGCCTGACCGTACTGGCCGACTGGCTCGGCTCCAACGCCGGGTTCTTTCCCTACTGCGAGGAGATCCTGCCGCTTTGCCATTACTGGGAACGCGCCCTGAAACAGGCGGAAAAGGCCGTCGAGGCCGCCGGCCTGAATCCGGACCCCCCATCTGGACGTTTCACCCTGGCCGACTGTTTCGCCGACCCGCCCGCAAACCTGAAGCCCACCCCGTTGCAGCGTTGGGCGGAGACCGTTGCACTCGGCTCCGGCCCCAGCCTGTTTATCCTTGAGGACGTCACCGGCGCCGGCAAGACCGAGGCCGCGCTGCTGCTGGCCCAGCGGCTGCTGCAAGTGCAAGGCGGCGGCGGGCTGTACTTTGGTTTACCCACCATGGCCACCGCCAACGGCATGTACCAGCGCCTAGGAGGCGGCAGGCCGCCGGTGTACCGCCGTCTGTTCGCACGCGGTAGCCACCCTTCCCTGGTGCTGGCCCACAGCCGTGCCGAGCTGGTGCGCGGACACCTGCTGCCACTGCCCGGTCCGGAGGACGACTACGGTGACGGCACCGAGGCAGCCGCAAACCGATGCAGCGCCTGGCTGGCCGACAACCGCAAGAAGGCCCTGCTGGCGGAGGTGGGGGTTGGCACCATCGACCAGGCCCTGCTGGCCGTCCTCGCCTCCCGTCACCAGTCGCTGCGCCTGCTCGGCCTGCTGGACAAGGTGCTGATCGCCGACGAGGTCCACGCCTGCGACGCCTACATGAATCGCCTGCTGCAACATTTGCTCCGCGCCCACGCCAGAGCCGGAGGCAGTGCGGTGCTGCTTTCGGCCACCCTGCCTCACAGGCAGAAAGCCGCCCTGATCCGGGCGTTCGCGGAGGGACTGGGACACGAAATCTGCGAGACGGAACCCTGCGATGCCTATCCTCTCGCCACCGTCTTCGACCAGAACGGCATCAGCATCCGGCCCCTGCAGACCCGGCCTGAGGTGGCGCGACGGGTGGCGGTCGATTTCATCGAGAGTGAGGCTCAGGCCGAAGCCGTCCTGGCCGACGCCGTCGCCCGGGGATGCTGCGCCTGCTGGATCTGCAACACGGTGGACGATGCCCGCCGGCGCTTCGAGCAGCTGGTCCAGAAACATCCGGACTGGAAGCTGGACCTGTTCCACGCCCGCTTCACCCTCCACGACCGGATGGCCGTCGAGCAATGGGTTTTACGGAATTTCGGCAAGCGTTCCGGGCCTGCCGAACGCCGCGGGCGGGTTCTCATCGCCACCCAGGTGGTGGAACAGTCCCTGGACCTGGACTTCGACGTGCTGATCTCGGATCTGGCCCCCATCGACCTGCTGGTCCAGCGCGCCGGCCGCCTCCAGCGCCACCCCCGCGACGCCGAAGGCCGCTACACCCCCGATGCCCCGGACCGGCGCGGCGCCCCGAAGCTCACCGTGCAGGCTCCCCCTTGGGACGACGACCCGGCCGCCGACTGGCTGCGCCAGGCCCTGCCCGGCACGGCGGCGGTATACGAAGCCGAAGACGCCCACCTGTGGCTGGGGATGAAACTGCTGCGGGAACGACAGGGCTTTGCCATGCCCGGTGACGCCCGTTTTCTGATCGAGGGTGTGTATGACACGGACCCGTTCGAGGACTTCCCCGAAGCGCTTCAGGCCAAGGCTCTGGAAGCCGACGGCCTGTACCGCGGCAAGAGTAGTATCGCCGAGGACAAGGCCCTGCCGCTGGAGCAGGGTTATCGCCTGGAAGGCCCCTGGCTCGACGAAGACATTGCACCCACCCGCCTGGGTGAGCCGACTACCACCGTCTGGCTGGCGCGCCTGACCGAAGGCCGCCTGCTGCCGCTGCACAGCGACAGCGC
- the tsaB gene encoding tRNA (adenosine(37)-N6)-threonylcarbamoyltransferase complex dimerization subunit type 1 TsaB — protein MKILALETATEACSAALYRDGRVCERFEVAPRRHADRILPMMSELLEEAGLTLRDLDALAFGRGPGAFTGLRIAAGVAQGTALGAGLAVVPVSTVAALAAEALAQTPVEYAVAALDARMGEVYWGVYRRGEAGPVLVGREQVVDPQRAPLPDDLSEAVAVGPGWSAYGAVLRRRFGDRLRTIWPRRLPRAAWIARLAAMADPDTQWLPPERALPVYLRDQVANRAKA, from the coding sequence GTGAAGATTCTGGCCCTTGAGACCGCCACCGAAGCCTGTTCCGCCGCCCTGTATCGCGACGGCCGGGTCTGTGAACGCTTCGAGGTGGCCCCGCGCCGCCACGCCGACCGGATTCTGCCGATGATGAGCGAGCTGCTGGAGGAAGCCGGTCTGACGCTGCGGGACCTCGATGCCCTGGCGTTCGGGCGCGGGCCGGGCGCATTCACGGGGCTGCGGATCGCCGCCGGGGTGGCCCAGGGGACGGCCCTGGGTGCCGGGTTGGCGGTGGTGCCGGTCTCGACCGTGGCGGCGCTGGCGGCCGAAGCGCTGGCGCAGACGCCGGTGGAATACGCCGTGGCGGCTCTGGACGCCCGCATGGGGGAAGTGTACTGGGGCGTGTACCGACGCGGCGAGGCCGGGCCGGTGCTCGTCGGCCGCGAACAGGTCGTCGATCCCCAGCGAGCGCCGCTGCCGGACGATCTGAGCGAGGCGGTGGCCGTCGGTCCCGGCTGGTCGGCCTACGGTGCGGTGCTGCGCCGCCGGTTCGGCGACCGGCTGCGCACCATCTGGCCCCGGCGCCTGCCGCGGGCGGCCTGGATCGCCCGGCTGGCGGCCATGGCCGACCCCGACACCCAATGGCTGCCACCGGAGCGGGCGCTGCCGGTATATCTGCGCGATCAGGTGGCCAATCGCGCCAAGGCGTAA
- a CDS encoding L-threonylcarbamoyladenylate synthase produces the protein MAQYFEIHPDNPQPRLIRRAVEILQRGGVIVWPTDSSYALACRIDDKKALERIRRIRQLGEKHQFSLVCRDLAQVGQFVRLSNEAHRLIKALTPGPYTFILKATHEVPRRLQHPSRKTIGIRIPDHPVAQALLAALDEPLFSTTLILPGEETALADPYEIRQRLEKQVDLILDAGIVPYEPTTVIDLTGGVPEIRREGKGYERLEALLR, from the coding sequence ATGGCCCAGTACTTCGAGATCCATCCTGACAACCCCCAGCCCCGCCTGATCCGGCGGGCGGTGGAAATCCTGCAACGGGGCGGCGTCATCGTCTGGCCCACCGATTCCTCTTATGCGCTTGCCTGCCGCATCGACGACAAGAAGGCCCTCGAGCGCATCCGCCGGATCCGCCAGCTGGGCGAGAAACACCAGTTTTCCCTGGTCTGCCGCGATCTGGCCCAGGTCGGCCAGTTCGTCCGTCTCAGCAACGAGGCCCACCGCCTCATCAAGGCGCTCACCCCCGGCCCGTACACCTTCATCCTCAAAGCCACCCACGAGGTGCCGCGCCGCCTGCAGCATCCCAGCCGCAAGACCATCGGCATCCGTATTCCCGATCACCCGGTGGCCCAGGCGCTGCTGGCGGCGCTGGACGAGCCCTTGTTCAGCACCACCCTGATCCTCCCCGGTGAGGAGACGGCGTTGGCGGACCCTTACGAAATCCGCCAGCGCCTGGAAAAGCAGGTGGACCTGATTCTCGACGCCGGCATCGTGCCCTACGAGCCGACCACGGTGATCGACCTGACCGGAGGGGTTCCCGAGATCCGCCGCGAAGGCAAAGGTTATGAGCGGCTCGAAGCCCTGCTGCGTTAA
- a CDS encoding ketopantoate reductase family protein, translating into MTSSCRDPLVSGADRCLRLKAPVVIVGLGELGGEFAKGFLRLGHPVVPVLRGMDPGEVAEAVPGPELVLVTVAEGDLHPTLAQIPPRWRDRLVLVQNELTPADWRRHGLENVTVALVWFEKKPGQALTDILFTPVYGPKADRIIEALERLKVKTRLLRREDELIFELARKSLYILTLNIAALAVDTTVGELWHRHQDLVGRVAAEVLTVLERRFGRPLPREALIEAMAEGIADCPDRRARGRRAGERLARVLAEARQAGIEVPVLASVAETAQSPERSGCGTVMPFAPQPCPDPGKP; encoded by the coding sequence ATGACCTCATCCTGCCGCGATCCCCTCGTCTCCGGCGCCGACCGGTGCCTCCGGCTGAAAGCCCCGGTGGTCATCGTCGGTCTCGGGGAGCTGGGCGGCGAATTCGCCAAGGGCTTTCTTCGCCTGGGGCATCCGGTGGTTCCGGTGCTGCGGGGCATGGATCCCGGGGAGGTGGCCGAGGCGGTGCCCGGGCCGGAACTGGTGCTGGTGACGGTGGCGGAAGGCGATCTGCACCCGACGCTGGCGCAAATCCCGCCGCGCTGGCGCGACCGCCTGGTCCTGGTGCAGAACGAACTGACGCCGGCCGACTGGCGACGCCACGGGCTGGAGAACGTCACGGTGGCACTGGTCTGGTTCGAGAAGAAGCCGGGTCAGGCGCTGACTGACATCCTGTTCACTCCGGTGTATGGTCCCAAGGCGGACCGGATCATCGAAGCCCTGGAGCGGCTGAAGGTCAAGACCCGTCTGCTTCGGCGCGAAGATGAGCTGATCTTTGAGCTGGCGCGCAAGAGCCTGTACATCCTGACCCTCAACATCGCCGCTCTGGCAGTGGATACGACCGTCGGGGAATTGTGGCATCGGCACCAGGATCTGGTAGGCCGGGTGGCGGCGGAGGTGCTGACGGTGCTGGAGCGCCGCTTCGGCCGGCCGCTGCCGCGCGAGGCGCTGATCGAGGCGATGGCCGAGGGAATCGCCGACTGCCCGGACCGCCGCGCCCGCGGCCGTCGGGCCGGGGAGCGCCTGGCGCGGGTGCTGGCGGAGGCGCGGCAGGCGGGGATCGAGGTTCCGGTTCTGGCATCCGTTGCGGAGACGGCGCAGTCCCCTGAGCGGAGCGGTTGTGGTACAGTGATGCCCTTTGCCCCGCAGCCATGTCCCGATCCAGGCAAGCCTTAG
- a CDS encoding site-2 protease family protein: protein MEELTLAQKLAVWVLPILFAITLHEVAHGWVAWLLGDDTAKRLGRLSLNPLHHVDIVGTVVVPLAMLLLGGFIFGWAKPVPVDFGRLRHPKRDMALVALAGPGANLLMALGWTLLARFGVFLEMAYVSVPLIYMGAAGIFFNLVLMVLNLLPVPPLDGGRVLVGILPHRWAAWVAQLEPYGMPILLLLLITGALGKILGPVIFTLQGFFFSLAGLS, encoded by the coding sequence ATGGAAGAACTGACCCTGGCCCAGAAGCTCGCCGTCTGGGTGCTGCCCATTCTGTTCGCCATCACCCTGCACGAAGTGGCCCACGGCTGGGTGGCCTGGCTGCTGGGGGACGACACCGCCAAACGCCTGGGGCGGCTGTCCCTCAACCCGCTCCATCACGTGGACATCGTCGGCACCGTGGTGGTGCCGCTGGCGATGCTGCTGCTGGGTGGCTTCATCTTCGGCTGGGCCAAACCGGTGCCGGTGGACTTCGGCCGCCTGCGCCATCCCAAGCGCGACATGGCCCTGGTGGCCCTGGCCGGTCCCGGCGCCAACCTGCTCATGGCGCTTGGATGGACACTGCTGGCGCGGTTTGGGGTGTTTTTGGAAATGGCCTACGTGTCGGTGCCGCTCATCTACATGGGCGCGGCGGGGATTTTCTTCAACCTGGTGTTGATGGTCCTGAACCTGCTTCCAGTCCCGCCGCTGGACGGCGGCCGGGTGCTGGTCGGCATCCTGCCGCACCGCTGGGCGGCGTGGGTGGCCCAGCTCGAGCCTTACGGCATGCCGATCCTGCTGCTGCTGCTCATCACCGGGGCGCTGGGGAAAATCCTGGGGCCGGTCATCTTCACGCTCCAGGGGTTCTTCTTCTCTCTCGCCGGGCTGTCGTGA